The window TACGATAGTCTGCACTTTGAGCTGTGTTATTATCAAGGAATTGAGTTCGCCATCGAGCAAGGTTTGACTTATTTTGATCCTGGAACGCAGGGAGAGCATAAGCTGATTCGTGGCTTTATCCCTACTAAGACCCATTCGTTACATCGTATATATGATCCACGCTTTGTACCGGCGATTGCAAATTTCTGTAGCGAAGATCGTATGCGTATGGCGCAATATCGCCAGCAAGCGCACGCAGCATTGCCATTTAACGTCGATAATATGCCTAATTTTGATAGTGATGCTTAGCCGTTATTTCCCAAATATGTAATCTCATTCCTAATGATATTTAGCCTTTGACTATGTCTAATTTTAAACTTTCTTGTATGCTTAAAAATTCTCCACCTTTAGAGCTGTTGTCATGGCTCAATACTGAAGGCTCTTTGACTGCAGTATTAGAAGCAAAAGCGGGGCAGCCGTTACGAGTTCAGCGCAGTTTTGAAGGCTATCGCCAACTGTCTTTAAGTCAAAAGCAGCAGCTCGGGCTACAAGGCTCAGCACTGAATCGGCCGATGCTCGCATGGGTACGTGAAGTGCAGTTATATGGCAACGACGAGCTACCGTGGGTATGGGCACAAAGCATTTTTCCATTATCTAGTTTAAAAGGTCGCGCGC of the Psychrobacter sp. LV10R520-6 genome contains:
- a CDS encoding chorismate--pyruvate lyase family protein, with the translated sequence MLKNSPPLELLSWLNTEGSLTAVLEAKAGQPLRVQRSFEGYRQLSLSQKQQLGLQGSALNRPMLAWVREVQLYGNDELPWVWAQSIFPLSSLKGRARRLQQLKGTPIGYVLFKRCRTLPNQRCICHTSKGWQRQTRYDWYGRKFLISETFLPQFCQKLLDI